Proteins encoded within one genomic window of Pigmentiphaga sp. H8:
- the dacB gene encoding D-alanyl-D-alanine carboxypeptidase/D-alanyl-D-alanine-endopeptidase codes for MRAAAAVCACLAFTMARAQDLPAELSAAWAATGLPESALSVVVEPVDGPRMVSVNAGQPRNPASVMKLVTTFAALDSLGPAHIWRTQLLVEPGTTISADGVLSGPLYLRASGDPFFKLEDLWQLLRELRVRGVRRIPELVVDRSVFGPVAIDPGAFDGDPSRPYNASPDAWMVGFGAVRLLFTPDLRSRHWRVTLDPALPGVKVEGGLKWSDNPCPGSPVVQTEPFLTSSGVSLRVAGTVSGGCGEFSLYRLALSQPRHAEAVFRVLWQEMGGSLAGRIREGGVPGDAVLFATHDSPSLAEVVRHINKQSNNVMARLLLLTLGAAYEPGPATVASGDRAVDGILAARGLTLPELVLDNGSGLSRDGRISADSLARLLAAAWRSPVMPEFVSSLAISGMDGTVRRRMRDSDAAGLAHLKSGSLRDVRALAGYVLAASGRRYLVVSVVNDERAQQANGFNDKLIAWLASQ; via the coding sequence ATGCGGGCCGCGGCGGCAGTGTGCGCCTGCCTGGCATTCACCATGGCGCGGGCGCAGGACCTGCCCGCGGAATTGTCGGCGGCCTGGGCCGCCACGGGGTTGCCCGAGAGCGCGCTGTCGGTGGTGGTCGAACCGGTCGATGGCCCGCGCATGGTCTCGGTCAACGCCGGGCAGCCGCGCAACCCCGCCTCGGTCATGAAGCTGGTGACCACCTTCGCCGCCCTGGACAGCCTGGGGCCCGCGCATATCTGGCGCACCCAGCTGCTGGTGGAGCCGGGCACCACGATCTCGGCCGACGGCGTCCTGTCCGGTCCGCTGTACCTGCGCGCCAGCGGCGATCCCTTCTTCAAGCTGGAAGACCTCTGGCAGCTGCTGCGCGAGCTGCGCGTGCGCGGCGTGCGCAGGATCCCGGAACTGGTCGTGGACCGCTCGGTATTCGGGCCGGTGGCGATCGATCCCGGCGCCTTCGACGGCGATCCCTCGCGGCCCTACAACGCCAGTCCCGACGCCTGGATGGTGGGCTTCGGCGCGGTGCGCCTGCTGTTCACCCCGGACCTGCGCAGCAGGCACTGGCGGGTGACCCTGGACCCGGCCCTGCCCGGCGTCAAGGTCGAGGGCGGACTGAAATGGTCGGACAATCCGTGCCCCGGTTCGCCCGTGGTGCAGACCGAGCCGTTCCTGACCTCGTCCGGCGTGTCGCTGCGCGTGGCGGGAACCGTATCGGGGGGCTGCGGCGAGTTCAGCCTGTACCGGCTGGCACTGTCCCAGCCGCGGCATGCCGAGGCGGTCTTTCGCGTGCTCTGGCAGGAAATGGGCGGCAGCCTGGCGGGCCGGATACGCGAGGGCGGCGTGCCGGGCGATGCCGTGCTGTTCGCCACCCACGATTCGCCGTCGCTGGCCGAGGTCGTGCGGCATATCAACAAACAGAGCAACAACGTCATGGCCCGCCTGCTGCTGCTGACGCTGGGCGCCGCGTACGAGCCGGGCCCGGCCACCGTGGCCAGCGGCGATCGCGCGGTGGACGGGATCCTGGCCGCGCGGGGCCTGACGCTGCCCGAGCTGGTGCTGGACAACGGCTCGGGGCTGTCCCGCGACGGCCGGATCTCGGCCGACAGCCTGGCGCGGCTCCTGGCCGCCGCGTGGCGTTCGCCGGTCATGCCGGAGTTCGTTTCCTCGCTGGCCATTTCGGGCATGGACGGAACGGTGCGCCGCCGCATGCGCGACTCCGATGCGGCGGGCCTCGCGCACCTGAAAAGCGGGTCGCTGCGCGACGTGCGGGCCCTGGCCGGCTACGTGCTGGCGGCCAGCGGGCGCCGCTACCTGGTGGTCAGCGTGGTCAACGACGAACGTGCGCAGCAAGCCAACGGCTTCAACGACAAGCTTATCGCGTGGCTGGCCAGCCAGTGA
- a CDS encoding methyl-accepting chemotaxis protein codes for MRKNLPVTSLERFVEKSRPVVTTTDLKGRITYANPAFIEVSGFSRDELIGQPHNIVRHPDMPPEAFADLWQTIKRGQPWRATVKNRCKDGGFYWVEAYVTPLYENGRHVGYMSVRSAPDRAEVASAQALHADVSAGKVKFPATPRPRWWHAPTPWGAGVAVLSLGMALGAWLLPHWGWMLGQVAVAGAAAAVWRYRVWAPLRRVDRTLAAMGEGMLSVAVEGRHQFDLGGLPMRIESTRIHLRSTLCDVLQVAQAVDGNADRVNGEIAAIRQVIDEQRDRLTRIAAAVEQMSVAIREASQHTGTALSLSESALSEVDTAEAKIGDSVRGTDSVAKAVGRTNEQIGSLHDLVSTISGVTQAISEIANQTRLLSLNAAIEAARAGENGRGFGVVAEEVRTLSDRTAGSTGDIGHALQAITRFATETSTSMQDAVASVQYSGEQIRESAGFFERVRHSSSLVVERARDISGMLQQQSAASQEVADSMEGISGEVERTSASVASLAQATEALKGTVGDMRQLLVRYEASLHH; via the coding sequence ATGCGCAAGAATCTGCCCGTCACGTCGCTCGAGCGCTTCGTCGAGAAAAGCCGCCCCGTGGTGACCACCACCGACCTGAAGGGGCGCATCACCTATGCGAACCCCGCGTTCATCGAAGTCAGCGGCTTCTCGCGCGATGAACTCATCGGCCAGCCCCACAACATCGTCCGGCATCCCGACATGCCGCCCGAGGCCTTCGCCGACCTCTGGCAGACCATCAAGCGCGGCCAGCCCTGGCGGGCGACGGTCAAGAACCGCTGCAAGGATGGCGGCTTCTATTGGGTCGAGGCCTACGTCACGCCACTGTACGAGAACGGCAGGCACGTCGGCTACATGTCGGTGCGCAGCGCGCCCGACCGCGCCGAGGTGGCGTCCGCCCAGGCCCTGCATGCCGACGTGTCGGCGGGCAAGGTGAAATTCCCCGCCACGCCGCGTCCGCGCTGGTGGCACGCGCCCACCCCCTGGGGCGCGGGCGTGGCCGTCCTGTCGCTGGGCATGGCGCTGGGTGCCTGGCTGCTGCCCCACTGGGGCTGGATGCTGGGGCAGGTCGCGGTGGCGGGTGCCGCCGCGGCGGTGTGGCGGTACCGGGTCTGGGCGCCGCTGCGCCGTGTCGACCGCACGCTGGCCGCGATGGGCGAGGGTATGCTGTCGGTGGCCGTGGAAGGTCGTCATCAGTTCGATCTGGGCGGCCTGCCCATGCGTATCGAATCGACCCGCATCCACCTGCGTTCCACGCTGTGCGACGTGCTGCAGGTCGCGCAGGCGGTGGATGGCAACGCCGACCGCGTCAACGGCGAGATCGCCGCGATCCGGCAGGTCATCGACGAGCAGCGCGACCGCCTGACCCGCATCGCGGCGGCGGTCGAGCAGATGAGCGTGGCCATCCGCGAAGCGTCGCAGCACACGGGCACGGCCCTGTCCTTGTCCGAGTCGGCCCTGAGCGAGGTCGATACGGCCGAGGCCAAGATCGGCGATTCGGTGCGCGGCACGGATTCCGTGGCCAAGGCCGTCGGCCGCACCAACGAACAGATAGGCTCGCTGCACGACCTGGTCTCGACCATTTCCGGCGTGACCCAGGCCATCAGCGAGATCGCCAACCAGACCCGCCTGTTGTCGTTGAACGCGGCCATCGAGGCCGCCCGCGCGGGCGAGAACGGCCGCGGCTTCGGCGTCGTGGCCGAGGAAGTGCGCACCCTGTCCGATCGCACGGCCGGCAGCACGGGCGACATCGGCCACGCGCTCCAGGCCATCACCCGCTTCGCCACCGAGACTTCGACCTCCATGCAGGACGCGGTGGCCTCGGTGCAATACAGCGGCGAGCAGATCCGCGAAAGCGCCGGCTTCTTCGAACGGGTGCGCCATTCGTCGTCGCTGGTGGTGGAGCGGGCGCGCGACATTTCCGGCATGTTGCAGCAGCAGTCGGCGGCGTCGCAGGAAGTCGCCGACAGCATGGAAGGCATCTCGGGCGAAGTGGAACGCACCTCCGCCTCGGTCGCCTCGCTGGCCCAGGCCACCGAGGCGCTCAAGGGCACGGTGGGCGACATGCGCCAGTTGCTGGTGCGCTACGAGGCCTCGCTCCATCATTGA
- a CDS encoding pyridoxal phosphate-dependent aminotransferase — MLRLSPRIARIAPFYAMEVVKQAAALQAQGRDIVQMSIGEPDFTAVPAVVEALERTAREGRTQYTEAVGIAPLREAIAGFYQTRFGVAVDPSRIIVTAGASGALLLACTALVDAGAQVLMPDPTYPANRHIVTAAGGEPVLIPAGPGDRFQLAADHIRRHWTPRTAGVIVASPGNPTGTSIVPDALAELIREVRGRQGFTLVDEIYLGLSYEGDRRSALALADDLIIVNSFSKYFHMTGWRLGWLVVPPQLVSVFEKLAQNLVICPSTLAQHAALACFQPESLDIFEARRAAFRQRRDYLLPEFERLGLTVPVKPNGAFYIYSDVRAHAADSAAFATRLLHEAGVCAVPGRDFGTAETASYLRFSYATDLARLQEGVARMERLLG; from the coding sequence ATGCTGCGCCTCTCCCCCCGCATCGCCCGCATCGCTCCCTTCTACGCCATGGAGGTCGTCAAGCAGGCGGCGGCCCTGCAGGCCCAGGGCCGCGACATCGTGCAGATGAGCATAGGCGAACCCGACTTCACCGCCGTCCCGGCCGTGGTCGAGGCGCTGGAACGCACCGCGCGCGAAGGACGGACCCAGTACACCGAGGCGGTCGGCATCGCCCCCCTGCGCGAGGCGATCGCCGGCTTCTACCAGACGCGCTTCGGCGTGGCCGTGGATCCGTCACGCATCATCGTCACCGCCGGCGCCTCGGGCGCGCTGCTCCTGGCCTGCACCGCCCTCGTCGATGCCGGCGCCCAGGTGCTGATGCCCGACCCCACCTATCCGGCCAACCGCCACATCGTGACCGCGGCCGGCGGCGAGCCCGTGCTGATCCCGGCCGGCCCCGGCGACCGCTTCCAGCTTGCGGCCGACCACATACGGCGCCACTGGACACCGCGCACCGCCGGCGTGATCGTGGCCTCGCCCGGCAACCCCACCGGAACCTCCATCGTGCCGGACGCGCTGGCCGAGCTGATCCGCGAGGTACGCGGCCGCCAGGGCTTCACCCTGGTCGACGAGATCTACCTGGGCCTGAGCTACGAAGGCGACCGCCGGTCGGCGCTGGCGCTGGCCGACGATCTCATCATCGTCAACAGCTTCTCGAAGTACTTCCACATGACCGGATGGCGCCTGGGCTGGCTGGTGGTGCCGCCGCAACTGGTCTCGGTGTTCGAGAAGCTCGCGCAGAACCTGGTCATCTGCCCGTCCACGCTGGCCCAGCACGCGGCGCTCGCGTGCTTCCAGCCCGAATCGCTCGACATCTTCGAGGCGCGCCGGGCAGCCTTCCGCCAGCGGCGCGACTACCTGTTGCCCGAGTTCGAACGCCTGGGACTGACGGTCCCGGTCAAGCCCAACGGCGCCTTCTATATATATAGCGATGTGCGCGCGCATGCGGCCGACAGCGCGGCCTTCGCCACGCGCCTGCTGCACGAGGCCGGGGTGTGCGCGGTGCCGGGCCGCGACTTCGGAACCGCCGAGACCGCCTCCTACCTGCGTTTTTCCTACGCCACCGACCTGGCCCGGTTGCAGGAAGGCGTGGCGCGCATGGAGCGATTGCTCGGGTAA
- a CDS encoding phage holin family protein, which translates to MSASPHLLGSLRALAATSIGILRTRLELVAIELAEEKSRLLGMVLVALAALLCLTLGLMMFSFLIVVVFWDTEYRHLAIALVGAAYLLVGLIMLVMVRRQAVHAPLVFEDTLAELERDRDMLAAVAESDPDSRRGPR; encoded by the coding sequence GTGTCCGCGTCGCCGCATCTGCTGGGTTCGCTCCGGGCGCTGGCTGCCACTTCCATCGGCATCCTGCGTACCCGGCTCGAACTCGTCGCCATCGAACTGGCCGAGGAAAAGTCGCGCCTGCTGGGCATGGTGCTGGTCGCCCTGGCGGCCCTGCTGTGCCTGACGCTCGGCCTGATGATGTTCTCGTTCCTGATCGTCGTGGTGTTCTGGGATACCGAATACCGGCATCTGGCCATCGCGCTGGTCGGGGCGGCCTATCTGCTGGTCGGGCTCATCATGCTGGTCATGGTGCGCCGGCAGGCCGTGCATGCACCCCTGGTGTTCGAGGATACTCTGGCCGAACTCGAACGCGACCGCGACATGCTCGCCGCGGTGGCCGAGTCCGACCCCGACAGCCGCCGGGGGCCGCGATGA
- the ubiD gene encoding 4-hydroxy-3-polyprenylbenzoate decarboxylase: protein MKYRDLRDFLRQLEARGELKRIPTAVSTRLEITEICDRVLRAGGPALLFENARQPGREQADMPVLANLFGTAHRVALGMGAEDVGALRDVGELLASLREPEPPRGLRDALGKVAMLKSALWDMAPREVRAAPCQEIVLEGDDVDLGRLPIQHCWPGDVAPLLSWGLVVTRGPNRKRQNLGIYRQQPIGRNKLIMRWLSHRGGALDFREHMLAHPGQPFPVAVALGADPATILGAVTPVPDALSEYQFAGLLRGGRTEVVRCLGSTLSVPASAEIVLEGHLLPASDPRAIAPTPAPDVAAPPDNGYEMALEGPYGDHTGYYNEQDWFPVFTVDRITMRRDPIYHSTYTGKPPDEPAVLGVALNEVFTPLLRRQLPEIVDFYLPPEGCSYRLAIVSMRKQYPGHAKRVMFGIWSVLRQFMYTKFIVVVDEDIDVRNWQEVVWAITTRMDPVRDTLLADRTPIDYLDFASPVSGLGGKMGLDATNKWPGETDREWGRPIVMDADVKKRVDGLWQELGLPG, encoded by the coding sequence GTGAAATACCGCGACCTCCGAGATTTCCTGCGCCAGCTCGAAGCGCGGGGCGAACTCAAGCGCATCCCGACCGCCGTGTCGACCCGCCTCGAGATCACCGAGATCTGCGACCGCGTATTGCGCGCAGGCGGGCCGGCCCTGCTGTTCGAGAACGCCCGGCAGCCCGGCCGCGAGCAGGCCGACATGCCGGTGCTGGCCAACCTGTTCGGCACCGCCCACCGGGTGGCGCTGGGCATGGGCGCGGAAGACGTGGGCGCCCTGCGCGACGTGGGCGAACTGCTGGCCTCGCTGCGCGAGCCCGAGCCGCCGCGCGGCCTGCGCGATGCGCTCGGCAAGGTGGCGATGCTGAAATCCGCCCTGTGGGACATGGCGCCGCGCGAAGTCCGGGCAGCGCCCTGCCAGGAGATCGTGCTCGAAGGCGACGACGTCGACCTCGGGCGCCTGCCCATCCAGCACTGCTGGCCCGGCGACGTCGCCCCGCTGCTGTCCTGGGGGCTGGTCGTCACGCGCGGACCGAATCGCAAGCGCCAGAACCTGGGCATCTATCGCCAGCAGCCCATCGGGCGCAACAAGCTCATCATGCGGTGGCTGTCGCACCGGGGTGGCGCGCTGGACTTCCGGGAACACATGCTGGCTCACCCCGGGCAGCCCTTCCCGGTCGCGGTCGCTCTGGGCGCCGATCCCGCCACCATTCTGGGCGCCGTCACGCCGGTGCCCGACGCCCTGTCCGAATACCAGTTCGCCGGCCTGCTGCGCGGCGGCCGCACCGAGGTGGTCCGCTGCCTGGGCAGCACGCTGTCCGTACCCGCCTCGGCCGAGATCGTGCTGGAGGGCCACCTGCTGCCGGCCTCCGATCCGCGCGCCATCGCCCCCACTCCCGCCCCCGACGTCGCGGCCCCGCCCGACAACGGCTACGAGATGGCGCTGGAAGGCCCCTATGGCGACCACACCGGGTACTACAACGAGCAGGACTGGTTCCCGGTCTTCACCGTCGACCGCATCACCATGCGGCGCGATCCCATCTACCACTCCACCTACACGGGCAAGCCGCCCGACGAACCCGCCGTCCTGGGCGTCGCCCTGAACGAGGTCTTCACGCCGCTGCTGCGCCGGCAACTGCCGGAAATCGTCGATTTCTACCTGCCGCCCGAAGGATGCAGCTACCGCCTGGCCATCGTCTCGATGCGCAAGCAGTACCCCGGGCACGCCAAGCGCGTGATGTTCGGCATCTGGAGCGTGCTGCGCCAGTTCATGTACACCAAGTTCATCGTGGTGGTGGACGAGGACATCGACGTGCGCAACTGGCAGGAGGTGGTCTGGGCCATCACGACGCGCATGGACCCCGTCCGCGATACCCTGCTGGCCGACCGCACCCCCATCGACTACCTGGACTTCGCATCGCCGGTCTCGGGCCTGGGCGGCAAGATGGGCCTGGACGCCACCAACAAGTGGCCGGGCGAGACCGATCGGGAATGGGGACGCCCCATCGTGATGGATGCGGACGTGAAGAAACGGGTGGACGGCCTGTGGCAGGAACTGGGGCTGCCGGGCTGA
- a CDS encoding YqjD family protein: protein MTTSTAGKEKLISDVKVVLNDAEDLLKQAASSTGDRAVELRESALTSLKRAREKLLDVQDSMLERSKAAARATDDFVHDNPWRAIGVAAAVGFLAGLLVNSRR, encoded by the coding sequence ATGACTACCAGCACCGCAGGCAAGGAAAAACTCATCTCGGACGTCAAGGTCGTGCTGAACGACGCGGAAGACCTGCTCAAGCAAGCCGCTTCCAGCACCGGTGACCGCGCCGTCGAACTCCGCGAAAGCGCCCTGACCTCCCTCAAGCGCGCGCGCGAAAAGCTCCTGGACGTCCAGGACTCCATGCTGGAACGCAGCAAGGCAGCCGCCCGCGCCACTGACGACTTCGTGCACGACAATCCCTGGCGCGCCATCGGCGTGGCGGCGGCGGTCGGCTTCCTGGCCGGCCTGCTGGTCAACAGCCGCCGCTGA
- a CDS encoding transglycosylase SLT domain-containing protein, which translates to MAAVVWSVPGLRDQASQFTAFNGVETPVAEPAQVDVASAVAAAAAVAAVADNVQPHAQATSFLGSMGNAAKPAQKPHATKVSAVQSESLGRYIARKYRVSNEATRMLVSTAYGVGQEMGLDPLLLLAIIAIESSFNPFAESHVGAQGLMQVLTRVHTERFEPFGGSQAAWNPVANIRVGASILKEYIERGGSLTAGLRMYVGVGPDGTSPYGDRVLAERRRLASAAGVNTELPGTAPATPARSASAKPIPIPTDPSSEAVSVKGTEPGSPAVM; encoded by the coding sequence ATGGCCGCCGTAGTGTGGTCTGTTCCTGGTCTGCGTGACCAGGCTTCGCAATTCACCGCGTTCAACGGTGTCGAGACGCCCGTGGCCGAGCCGGCCCAGGTCGATGTCGCCTCCGCCGTTGCCGCGGCGGCCGCCGTCGCGGCCGTGGCCGACAACGTACAACCGCATGCCCAGGCGACGTCTTTCCTGGGCTCGATGGGTAATGCCGCCAAGCCGGCGCAGAAGCCGCACGCGACCAAGGTGTCGGCCGTGCAGTCCGAGTCCCTGGGCCGCTATATCGCGCGCAAGTACCGGGTCTCGAACGAGGCTACCCGCATGCTGGTTTCCACCGCCTATGGCGTGGGACAGGAAATGGGCCTGGATCCGCTGCTGCTCCTGGCGATCATCGCCATCGAGTCCAGCTTCAATCCGTTCGCCGAAAGCCATGTCGGCGCCCAGGGCCTGATGCAGGTCCTGACCCGGGTCCACACCGAGCGGTTCGAGCCGTTCGGCGGTAGCCAGGCCGCCTGGAATCCGGTGGCCAACATCCGTGTCGGCGCGTCGATCCTGAAGGAATACATCGAGCGTGGCGGTTCGCTGACGGCCGGCCTGCGCATGTACGTGGGCGTGGGCCCCGATGGCACCAGCCCGTACGGCGACAGGGTCCTGGCCGAACGCCGCCGCCTGGCCTCGGCCGCGGGCGTCAACACCGAACTGCCGGGCACCGCACCGGCCACGCCGGCGCGCTCGGCGTCGGCCAAGCCTATACCCATCCCCACCGATCCGTCCTCGGAAGCGGTGTCGGTCAAGGGCACCGAACCCGGCTCTCCCGCCGTCATGTAG